The Candidatus Margulisiibacteriota bacterium sequence AAAATGTTGAAGATCGGGAACGTAAAGACAATTATCTCATAGTATCGTTTTTTCTTGGAAGTCAGGTATATGGAGCACGGGTTTCTGAAGTTCAAGAAATCATCAATTTTCCTATAATTACCAAAGTTCCACGTACTATCTATTATCTGGCTGGTATTTTGAGTTTGCGGGGAAAAATAATACCGATTATTGATCTTCGCGAAAAGCTTGGAATGACGCATAAAGAAAATGATTTTGGAAAGCGGGTTATTGTAATAGATTTTGATGACCAGACAATAGGCCTCATCGTTGATAAAGTGTCTGAAGTAATTAAAATAAAGGAACTGGAGTCAAGTTCTGCTAATGTCGTTTCGACGATTAACGAGATGTATATTCAATCGGTTGCTCGCTATAACGACAATATAATAACCATATTGAACATGAAAAATGTAATCAGTATAACACGCGAAGAGAAAGAGTACGAAGAACGAAAGTTACTAGAGAAGAGTCGTATGAATTATATTAATTTTATTCAAAGCCGGATTGGTTAGTTTGTTGAAATGATAGCTTTTTTTATCACTATTCTATGTATGTATTTCGGTTTCAAAATAGTTTCCGCTCAATTTAAAAAATTTAAGCAAGATCTAAATCCCGATACCTTGTCTGATGATGAGAAGTGGTGCTAATTAATCGAAATGTCGTGATTAGCTCTGTTCCCTATAACAGATTTTGCCACCGAAATAAGTTCGCTTTTTAATTCCTCATTTTCGTTATAGGCTTCAGCAATAAGTTTGGT is a genomic window containing:
- a CDS encoding chemotaxis protein CheW, which encodes MDKIMNVDTNEDEYAENVEDRERKDNYLIVSFFLGSQVYGARVSEVQEIINFPIITKVPRTIYYLAGILSLRGKIIPIIDLREKLGMTHKENDFGKRVIVIDFDDQTIGLIVDKVSEVIKIKELESSSANVVSTINEMYIQSVARYNDNIITILNMKNVISITREEKEYEERKLLEKSRMNYINFIQSRIG